One genomic segment of Phormidium ambiguum IAM M-71 includes these proteins:
- a CDS encoding DUF29 domain-containing protein, which yields MNLPLIDLYETDFYAWTQRQAQLLRQHQLDCLDIENLVEEIDSLGKQQQQELVNRLSVLLGHLLKWEYQPSKRSRSWVTTIREQRRRVAKLLQKNPSLKSFLNEAMLEAYLSGVDLAIEETGIELDDFPSEIPYTWEQIENPNFFPGDITDSSRDLLAIYKISPES from the coding sequence ATGAACCTTCCACTTATCGACCTGTACGAAACTGATTTTTATGCTTGGACACAGAGACAAGCTCAGTTATTGCGTCAACATCAATTGGATTGTCTGGACATTGAAAATTTGGTTGAGGAAATAGACTCTTTGGGTAAGCAACAACAGCAAGAGTTAGTCAATCGTTTATCCGTTCTACTTGGACACTTATTGAAGTGGGAGTATCAACCTAGTAAAAGGTCTAGAAGTTGGGTGACAACCATTCGGGAACAGAGAAGAAGAGTTGCTAAGTTACTCCAGAAAAACCCTAGCTTAAAGTCTTTCCTAAATGAAGCAATGCTAGAAGCTTATCTATCTGGGGTTGACTTGGCTATTGAAGAAACAGGAATAGAGCTTGACGATTTTCCTTCAGAAATTCCTTACACTTGGGAGCAAATAGAAAACCCGAACTTCTTTCCCGGTGACATTACAGATTCAAGTAGAGATTTACTTGCAATCTACAAAATCTCGCCTGAATCTTGA
- a CDS encoding plasmid replication protein, CyRepA1 family: MSIHPAHKKEWENSGIHPDIIDLNLQSIIDGEGAYEVLLYSDKLKRTNPGRLSAGTLKQYEHLKYGGWFCQGLDPLNACQLMQWGCLKPNSPRHTPEGKMIKYEHPPKEATRAFFLQVPQSIWERIAARYRVEMPSAVENVSFWEWVLAYPELPIVITEGVKKAAALLSIGVIAVAIPGIYSGYRRHRGADGQLMGNPFLIPELAVLYPQNSEVKRPINFCFDQDTKRSTRENVSKAIATTGKLFSKANCEVFVTEWNSKLGKGIDDVLVGSGEDTVNGILKNADSFDIWNVKQFEKLTYQPDVLVSRPYLTGKCGDNFSIPNELIPPKSCQLLLIKSPKNTAKTETLRSLIAPFLRDGRKVLLITHRVQLGQNLCDRVGIPYVQELKQSEEGRLLGFGLCHHSLHSKSSAQFNPHEFEGAIVIVDEVVQVLWDMLHSPLIASKQIEILTNFKECIRYALSTGGMLVGCDADLNDWAVNYLRKSIGFPVKQHLIVNEWKPAIDTRWEVFNYPQTSPIALIQNLIEHISNGGKPFVLCSSQQESSQWSTQNLENYLKTLFPELQILRIDSETIADPSHPAYGCTSKLNEILQKYQLVLASPTLETGVDIKLRGHFDSVWGIFWGVQTCDGVRQFLARLRENVPRHIWVKKTGLTQIGRGEITPQSLYRNTDTVFRGAVDRLMIAGFDSEFDDNFQTESLNAFCQRGALINLQKRSYRKVILDGIESEGHILIDALEVYKFNPDSLKALDAEMKAFRDGFYLEHREKVAAIGNPDDAEFDKLKKSKVRTKEELRKLEHGSLARKYQVPVTADLVLKDDDGWLPQIKLEYHLTLGRKFVEAKDKNVAITHIKNGNGKVWKPTFNKRQIGLKVEFLEKMGILKLFDLKEIRAKDVAPIIEFGKQYSNDLRAVGITANWEDKPIATIKNLLGNLLGLSITRIRREGARGNQEWVYSQIAADFQRDDEGQLLLDGNGLPIPISDGREEVFKQWLITDTAKAEAMENVEVVKPIAIDPIVEEAKPETKLICINGSLEEVPVTPVTPVTSVEEAIGKVKAEAEVKPEVNPESLIGKAVRWFSEYAGKFIDQGRIKSILSVKNGKITYETSEGWYPSLDELLYSNRYQIA; the protein is encoded by the coding sequence ATGAGCATTCACCCAGCGCATAAAAAAGAGTGGGAAAATTCCGGCATCCACCCGGATATTATCGATCTAAATTTGCAAAGCATCATTGATGGTGAGGGCGCTTATGAAGTCTTGCTTTATTCGGACAAGCTCAAGCGTACTAATCCCGGTAGGCTGTCGGCTGGCACGTTAAAGCAATACGAGCATTTAAAGTATGGTGGATGGTTCTGCCAAGGTCTAGATCCCCTAAATGCGTGCCAACTAATGCAGTGGGGGTGTTTGAAGCCTAATTCCCCGCGTCACACTCCAGAGGGGAAGATGATCAAGTATGAGCATCCCCCAAAAGAAGCAACGAGAGCTTTTTTCCTGCAAGTTCCCCAGTCAATTTGGGAGAGGATAGCAGCGCGGTATCGAGTTGAGATGCCTTCAGCAGTGGAGAATGTCAGCTTTTGGGAGTGGGTGTTGGCCTATCCCGAATTACCGATCGTAATTACCGAAGGCGTGAAAAAAGCAGCTGCTTTGCTTTCGATCGGAGTGATAGCAGTAGCTATTCCGGGCATTTACTCAGGCTACCGTAGGCATAGAGGGGCAGATGGTCAACTTATGGGCAATCCGTTCCTAATTCCAGAGTTAGCGGTGCTATACCCTCAGAATTCGGAGGTGAAGCGCCCTATTAATTTCTGTTTCGATCAAGATACAAAGCGTAGCACCAGGGAGAATGTGTCGAAGGCGATCGCCACAACTGGCAAGCTATTTTCCAAAGCTAACTGTGAGGTATTCGTTACCGAGTGGAACTCAAAGCTAGGTAAAGGGATTGACGATGTTTTAGTTGGGAGTGGTGAAGATACGGTTAATGGCATCCTGAAAAATGCCGATAGCTTTGATATTTGGAATGTTAAGCAATTTGAAAAGCTAACCTATCAGCCAGATGTGTTAGTTTCCCGACCATATTTAACAGGAAAATGTGGTGATAACTTCAGCATTCCCAATGAACTAATACCACCAAAAAGTTGTCAACTGTTGCTAATTAAAAGCCCTAAGAATACCGCAAAAACCGAGACTTTAAGAAGTTTAATAGCACCATTTCTCAGAGATGGCAGAAAAGTGTTACTCATTACTCATAGGGTGCAGTTAGGGCAAAATTTATGCGACAGAGTGGGCATACCTTATGTGCAGGAATTAAAGCAAAGTGAAGAAGGTAGATTATTGGGTTTTGGATTGTGCCATCATTCACTGCACAGTAAATCATCTGCACAATTCAACCCACACGAATTTGAGGGAGCGATCGTAATTGTTGATGAAGTAGTGCAGGTGCTTTGGGATATGCTCCATTCACCATTGATTGCCTCAAAGCAGATAGAGATACTGACCAACTTTAAAGAATGTATCCGGTATGCTTTAAGCACTGGTGGAATGTTGGTAGGATGCGATGCCGATTTGAATGATTGGGCTGTTAATTACTTGCGTAAATCAATTGGTTTTCCAGTCAAACAACATTTAATTGTCAACGAATGGAAACCAGCTATTGATACCCGTTGGGAGGTGTTTAATTATCCTCAAACATCACCAATAGCACTGATTCAAAATTTAATTGAACATATTAGTAACGGAGGTAAACCCTTTGTTTTATGTAGTTCACAACAGGAGAGTTCACAGTGGAGTACGCAGAATTTAGAGAACTATCTAAAAACTTTATTTCCCGAACTTCAAATATTAAGAATAGATTCTGAAACAATCGCAGATCCAAGCCATCCAGCCTACGGATGTACATCTAAACTCAATGAAATCTTGCAAAAATATCAACTGGTTTTAGCATCTCCCACTCTAGAAACGGGTGTTGATATTAAATTAAGAGGACACTTTGATAGTGTTTGGGGTATATTTTGGGGCGTGCAAACTTGTGATGGTGTAAGGCAGTTTCTAGCTAGATTACGGGAAAATGTACCGCGTCATATTTGGGTTAAGAAAACCGGATTAACTCAAATTGGGAGAGGTGAAATCACTCCTCAGTCGCTTTACAGAAATACCGACACTGTGTTTAGAGGTGCGGTTGATCGGTTAATGATAGCTGGTTTTGATTCCGAGTTTGACGACAATTTCCAGACTGAATCACTTAATGCTTTCTGTCAAAGAGGTGCGTTAATTAATCTCCAAAAAAGGTCATATCGCAAAGTAATTTTAGATGGTATTGAATCAGAAGGACATATCCTAATTGATGCTTTGGAAGTGTACAAATTCAATCCTGATTCATTGAAAGCTTTAGATGCTGAAATGAAAGCTTTTAGAGATGGTTTCTACCTGGAACACAGGGAGAAAGTAGCAGCAATTGGTAATCCCGATGACGCTGAATTTGATAAGTTGAAAAAGTCAAAAGTTCGTACCAAGGAAGAACTAAGAAAGCTTGAGCATGGTAGTTTAGCACGCAAGTATCAAGTACCAGTTACGGCTGATTTAGTGCTAAAGGATGACGATGGATGGCTACCACAAATTAAGCTGGAATATCACCTCACATTGGGGAGGAAATTTGTAGAGGCTAAGGATAAAAATGTTGCAATTACTCACATTAAAAATGGCAATGGCAAGGTATGGAAGCCCACATTTAATAAGCGTCAAATTGGCTTAAAAGTGGAGTTTCTAGAGAAAATGGGAATACTTAAATTATTTGATTTGAAGGAAATTAGAGCTAAGGATGTAGCACCAATAATCGAATTTGGGAAGCAATATTCCAATGACTTAAGGGCAGTGGGAATTACTGCAAATTGGGAGGATAAACCGATAGCTACTATCAAAAATTTGCTTGGTAATTTGCTTGGGTTGAGCATTACCAGGATTAGGAGAGAGGGCGCTAGAGGTAATCAGGAGTGGGTATACAGCCAGATAGCGGCTGATTTTCAGCGAGATGATGAAGGGCAATTACTATTAGATGGTAATGGCTTGCCTATCCCTATTAGTGATGGTAGGGAAGAGGTGTTTAAGCAGTGGTTAATTACTGATACCGCCAAAGCAGAAGCAATGGAAAATGTGGAGGTAGTCAAGCCAATTGCAATTGATCCGATTGTGGAGGAAGCGAAGCCTGAAACTAAGCTTATCTGCATCAATGGCAGCTTGGAAGAAGTACCAGTTACACCAGTTACCCCGGTTACATCAGTGGAAGAAGCGATCGGCAAAGTGAAGGCAGAAGCCGAAGTTAAGCCAGAAGTTAACCCAGAAAGTCTGATCGGCAAAGCTGTGAGGTGGTTTAGCGAGTACGCTGGCAAGTTTATCGATCAGGGTAGGATTAAGTCAATTCTTTCGGTTAAAAATGGCAAAATCACCTATGAAACCTCAGAGGGGTGGTATCCAAGCCTTGATGAGTTGCTGTACAGCAATCGGTATCAGATAGCTTGA
- a CDS encoding MerR family transcriptional regulator yields the protein MTCTKAQIIYYTPDQVCEMLRIAPRTLRRYSALLQTRMPADFDRKRREPGYSANAVSLLKQFCDLRKQNNMPVDRCVEYLINNL from the coding sequence ATGACTTGCACCAAAGCACAAATCATTTATTACACCCCAGATCAAGTCTGCGAGATGCTGCGAATTGCACCCCGCACCTTACGCAGATATTCGGCACTACTTCAAACCAGAATGCCAGCCGATTTTGACAGAAAGCGACGCGAACCCGGATATTCGGCCAACGCTGTTTCACTGCTTAAGCAGTTTTGCGATCTACGAAAGCAGAACAATATGCCCGTCGATCGCTGCGTTGAGTACTTAATAAACAACCTATAG